TGTTTTTTATTCCGAATTCTTGGAGAAGCCCAAAGCTAGCATAGTCAACGCTATTTGGCATGACCTTTAGATCATCAGTTATGATAAAAGTTGCAATGCAGTTAACAAATCCTTGGTGGAAACATTTAGGCAAAACGGGGAAGGAAAAGGAACCACCACAGTGGcatttatatttatctttattgGTTGATATGACAAAATCATGACTGCGGTGGGAGCTAAAATTACCACATGCAAAGTACTTGGTGGGATGACCGTCATCAATGTTGAGTTTAAGAGTGTTACAATAATCTTCCGCAAAGTTAATCGGTTGCAGCAGCATTTGTTTGATTGTATCAGCACAGAAACAACTTTGATCAAGATCTGCAACACTTTTATAGAGGGAGTTAAGACAACCAACAGAAACTGGACCAATGCTAGTTTCCTTCTCCACAAGTCTTGCAATAGTTCCTAAAGGCATTGTTAAGAAGCTACACAAAATGTCTACAAAGTCTTTCCCTGCTTCAGCAAACAAGACTTTGTTACTCTCTTCATTCAACAGAAGTTTCAAGGACACAGAAGTTTCTGTTTGAGTAGTGTTAGTAGCAGCAGCGGCCATGTTAATTGGTAGAAACTGAAAAGTTTGGGGGTTTGGTTAAAGGGTGACTTTGCACGGCGTATTAAGCATCCATTTGATTCATATATAAGGATTGCAATTCTGCTTTTTTATAACAGAAACTCTTCATTTtcttaagtatttttttttttttaataaaattttcaaaatttattttcatttaaatgtAAGTCTTGAAATTCGAACTATTTGAATTCTTGTAAACTTAAGATAGGAGTAACTTAATGAATGTACGGTGGTATTAACGAGTACTCGTATTTTCAAACCAACAATATGTCAAAAAGGATATGCGAAGTGTTCTATGCATTTAGGAATAATTAACAACAGTGATAGTggcaatattttttataatagtgatagtggcaatattttttatttttttttaattaatcaaacTTTAATGCATTTCATTCACTCAAGAATTTGATAAGCTATGCAAAGGATATGTGAAGGGTTCACTTCTATGCAAAGGATATGAGAATTTGATAAGCTACCTCGTAAAAGTTTACTCAAGAATTACAATAGTGATAGTggcaatattttttattttattttaattaatcaaacTTTAATGCATTTCATTCACTAGAAACTAGGGGAATAATCTCATATTGATAGAAATTATTTCAAGAATTTGTCTTCCGAGCAAAAGTATAAGCAACCGTATTCTCATGTCTTCAAACAAACTTTACTTTAGAGTTCACGCACAACATAATATAATTTGGGTAATGTCAATGTCACActacaaaaaaatgttcatttacaaaaataatttaaaatcatttattgacaaaaaaattctgCCACAGAGTTATCGGCAAAAAATTCCACCAAAAAATAATGCAATTCCGCCAATAAATATATcaggaaaaatttaaaaaaataaaaattgttatgaATATTTAGTGGATGTCCATATAGGTTCTAGGCCCATGTTATTGGCCCATTACGTTTACTTATAAATAGAACTCATGTATCATGTAAAGGACACACTTAAGTATAATACACACTCTATTATTCTCCTCTCTTCTCCCTTTCTCTTTATTCTTCCCTATTATTCCTATTATTTATACATAGttttataacacgttatcagcacgaaaCTCTACCGATATATTTACTATTCTTTGCGGCTTCAACAACGTCCGCAAGGATTTATTTATCCAGCAATCGTGGTATACTTTCATATTTATCCAGCAATCGTGATTTATGTGTATAGTGTCGGCACGAAGAGGTATGTGTGTACATGAAgcttctttttcattttatcttgTTGTGTTAGCCACTGTTCCTCCTTTTATAATTGTTAATTCAAAATTGTATGTAAAAGATATGATTAGCTTATTGTTTCTTTCAAAACTAGAAATACAAACTAATAGTATCAACTATCAAACCATCCAATTTAGTAATAgaggatgattttttttatttccttt
This genomic interval from Trifolium pratense cultivar HEN17-A07 linkage group LG6, ARS_RC_1.1, whole genome shotgun sequence contains the following:
- the LOC123892395 gene encoding uncharacterized protein LOC123892395, translating into MAAAATNTTQTETSVSLKLLLNEESNKVLFAEAGKDFVDILCSFLTMPLGTIARLVEKETSIGPVSVGCLNSLYKSVADLDQSCFCADTIKQMLLQPINFAEDYCNTLKLNIDDGHPTKYFACGNFSSHRSHDFVISTNKDKYKCHCGGSFSFPVLPKCFHQGFVNCIATFIITDDLKVMPNSVDYASFGLLQEFGIKNTSSVKEIVLNISKEKVLDLLKLSLFSKSPLTDFFLGKKPSIDVSRFFTFDVNFSSNIQIILKLVIRKSDGKVLCAQGEQDFADLLLSFLTFPLGGINRIFDENFALGSIGGLYKSIAKLNVNKYLISKEAKNRLVDPCIAPQIKLSNQILPILEPE